The following are encoded together in the Bacillus sp. V2I10 genome:
- a CDS encoding metal ABC transporter ATP-binding protein, protein MNQPIIDIRHLSFTYDRTKVLEDVHFKVREGDFLGLVGPNGSGKTTLLKCLLGLLKPDEGEISLFGKDIRKFKEWYKIGFVSQKANSFNTGFPASVYEVVASGLTSKLGLFKMLKPAHHQKVKAAIKAVGLEQLSKRNIGELSGGQQQRTFIARALVSDPKLLILDEPTVGVDAQTVQSFYEMLKNLNTEMGITLILVTHDVGTITDKVTHVACLNKHLHFHGNTQEFESLQNSDMSDFYGHSVHVLTHDHHGHGGR, encoded by the coding sequence ATGAATCAGCCTATTATTGATATCCGTCATTTATCATTCACATATGACCGTACTAAAGTGCTTGAAGATGTTCATTTTAAAGTAAGAGAGGGCGACTTTCTGGGATTAGTGGGACCAAACGGATCTGGGAAGACAACACTGCTGAAATGCCTTCTCGGTCTATTAAAGCCTGATGAGGGAGAAATTTCGCTTTTCGGTAAAGACATCCGCAAATTTAAAGAGTGGTATAAAATCGGCTTTGTTTCACAAAAAGCTAATAGCTTTAATACAGGCTTTCCGGCATCTGTGTACGAAGTAGTTGCAAGCGGCCTTACATCTAAATTAGGTTTATTTAAAATGCTGAAACCGGCTCATCATCAAAAAGTAAAAGCTGCCATTAAGGCTGTCGGCTTAGAACAGCTGTCAAAACGAAATATCGGTGAACTTTCAGGAGGCCAGCAGCAGCGGACATTTATTGCAAGGGCGCTTGTAAGTGATCCGAAATTGCTAATACTTGATGAGCCGACAGTAGGAGTTGATGCTCAAACAGTTCAGAGCTTCTACGAAATGCTGAAAAATTTAAACACAGAAATGGGAATTACTTTAATTCTTGTCACACATGATGTAGGGACAATTACAGATAAAGTAACACATGTAGCCTGTTTAAATAAACATTTGCATTTCCACGGAAATACACAGGAATTTGAAAGCCTGCAAAACTCTGATATGTCTGACTTTTATGGTCATTCTGTTCATGTATTAACTCACGATCACCATGGTCATGGGGGAAGGTAA